In Neorhodopirellula lusitana, the following are encoded in one genomic region:
- a CDS encoding polysaccharide biosynthesis/export family protein gives MLVIVFAILWQGDFAVAQPQLIGASTQRAMVATPRMTPVGCQQCGTAMTATAGGYGCPKCMMGVDCATACGSEVRWQDMRPMKFDAYGPGGYAGPSRLQHLARYHLRPGDEIQIVYLVTRRQDNGQYRLMPGDEVSIESIADEDLNRGTLENGLLIQPDGTITVRLLGQIQAAGLTVQGLRELLEREYKAFYDDPSIDVTPVRTNTLAEDIRAAVGGLGGFTAQAITTQVMPDGHIRLPGIGGVNVQGFTLEQLKREINLRYAEVVVGLEVEPILTQQAPHFVYVLGQVGAPGRQELTSPTTVLGAIATAGGHLQGGNLRQVVIFRRAEDWRMISTMLDLQGAIRGKRPTPADEIWLRDGDVVIVPERPIQLFNQFVNQVFTQGIYGIVPFTGFGFSRDL, from the coding sequence GTGTTGGTGATTGTTTTCGCAATCCTCTGGCAGGGTGATTTCGCGGTCGCTCAGCCGCAACTGATTGGGGCTTCGACCCAGCGGGCAATGGTGGCGACGCCGCGGATGACGCCAGTCGGTTGTCAGCAATGTGGGACCGCGATGACCGCAACCGCCGGCGGGTACGGTTGCCCTAAATGCATGATGGGCGTCGATTGCGCGACCGCATGTGGTAGCGAAGTTCGCTGGCAAGACATGCGTCCGATGAAGTTCGACGCTTACGGTCCCGGTGGATACGCTGGTCCTTCGCGTTTGCAGCATTTGGCACGCTATCACCTTCGGCCTGGTGATGAGATTCAGATTGTTTATCTGGTCACCCGGCGACAAGACAACGGCCAGTATCGCTTGATGCCAGGCGATGAGGTTTCGATTGAGTCGATCGCGGACGAAGATTTAAATCGCGGTACTTTGGAAAACGGGCTGCTGATCCAGCCCGATGGAACGATCACGGTGCGGTTGCTTGGCCAGATTCAGGCTGCGGGTTTGACCGTCCAAGGATTGCGTGAGCTTCTCGAACGCGAATACAAGGCGTTCTATGACGACCCATCCATTGATGTGACACCGGTTCGTACCAATACACTGGCCGAAGACATTCGAGCGGCGGTTGGCGGACTGGGGGGATTCACGGCCCAAGCGATCACGACGCAAGTGATGCCCGATGGGCACATCCGTTTGCCGGGAATTGGTGGAGTGAACGTGCAAGGTTTCACGTTGGAACAGCTCAAACGCGAGATCAACCTTCGTTATGCGGAGGTTGTCGTTGGACTGGAAGTCGAGCCGATCCTGACCCAGCAAGCTCCGCACTTTGTCTACGTGCTTGGACAGGTGGGAGCACCGGGACGTCAAGAGCTGACCTCGCCGACCACCGTGTTGGGTGCGATTGCGACTGCGGGAGGTCATTTACAGGGTGGCAATCTGCGGCAAGTGGTGATTTTTCGCCGAGCCGAAGACTGGCGAATGATTTCAACCATGCTCGACCTGCAGGGGGCGATTCGTGGAAAACGCCCCACGCCTGCGGATGAGATTTGGTTGCGAGACGGCGATGTGGTGATTGTGCCCGAACGCCCGATTCAGTTGTTCAACCAGTTTGTCAATCAGGTCTTCACCCAGGGAATCTACGGCATTGTGCCGTTCACCGGTTTCGGGTTCTCTCGGGATCTGTAG
- the fliS gene encoding flagellar export chaperone FliS: MSHYVAPTFAGAERRLGLETTPNNNDGAINFGRRSGDTYLESMIASASPAKLRMMLIERGVEVARHLAQVWRDNPGKRGTNEHSLKLFEIITELLSGVTDNSVEVCRTVADLYVFLCQHLIASEKNGDASMIDEIRLVLEIEAETWRMVCMQESGQSPAKSRATELLSEGINLQG; the protein is encoded by the coding sequence ATGTCACACTACGTCGCACCCACCTTCGCAGGTGCTGAACGACGTCTCGGACTCGAGACCACCCCAAACAACAACGACGGTGCGATCAACTTCGGTCGCCGCAGCGGTGACACCTACCTTGAATCCATGATTGCCTCCGCTTCACCGGCCAAACTTCGGATGATGCTGATTGAACGCGGCGTCGAAGTGGCACGCCACTTGGCTCAAGTTTGGCGGGATAACCCCGGCAAGCGAGGCACTAACGAACACTCGCTCAAACTGTTCGAAATCATCACCGAACTGCTTAGCGGAGTCACGGATAACTCCGTCGAAGTATGCCGGACGGTTGCCGACCTCTACGTGTTCCTCTGCCAGCATTTGATTGCTTCCGAAAAGAACGGCGATGCCAGCATGATCGACGAAATTCGTCTCGTGCTCGAAATCGAAGCTGAAACCTGGCGGATGGTTTGTATGCAGGAATCCGGCCAGTCACCCGCCAAGAGCCGTGCCACCGAACTGCTTTCCGAAGGCATTAACCTACAAGGCTAG